In Vagococcus luciliae, one genomic interval encodes:
- the glmL gene encoding methylaspartate mutase accessory protein GlmL, which yields MAIYLLADFGSTYTKLTAIDDVKQDIIATSKAYTTVKTNVLDGYNQAYNDLFSGVNKPHIDKVLACSSAKGGFKMIAIGLSPTLTAEAAKRAALGAGTRVLKVYSYGLKPHDIEEIEQLQPDVILLSGGTNGGNEKNILKDAKLLTELSLDIPILVAGNEETYPELKAIFKQFCVNFYLTENVMPQINQLNAGPTRQILRQIFIHNIVKAKGMGDIQATLSNDIIPTPSSVLYAAELLSKGTKKNKGFGNILIVDVGGATTDIHSIGSGKKQQTNVQFDGLEEPFSKRTVEGDLGMRYSATSLLESTSYQSFATYTSFDEETIKEKCHFRSQHPEYIADTIEEKIIDNTIAKIAIKTAISRHAGYYVKEQTPSRKIYHQYGKDLRLFTTIIGTGGILVHNDHPEDVLSAALSPTNKTLLTPEQSSLYLDKAYILSAIGLLSTVDKDLAFNIAMKYLTKLN from the coding sequence ATGGCGATATATTTACTAGCAGATTTTGGAAGTACCTACACTAAATTGACTGCGATTGATGATGTGAAACAAGACATTATTGCAACTAGCAAAGCCTATACAACAGTTAAAACAAATGTATTAGATGGATACAACCAAGCCTATAACGATTTGTTTTCTGGTGTTAACAAACCTCATATAGATAAAGTATTAGCTTGTTCCTCAGCTAAGGGAGGGTTTAAAATGATCGCTATCGGTTTATCTCCTACTTTAACCGCAGAAGCTGCTAAACGAGCGGCTTTAGGTGCTGGTACTAGAGTGTTAAAAGTCTACAGTTATGGATTAAAGCCTCATGATATAGAAGAAATAGAACAACTTCAACCAGACGTTATCCTTTTAAGTGGGGGAACAAATGGAGGAAATGAAAAAAATATTTTAAAAGACGCTAAATTATTAACCGAACTTTCATTAGACATACCTATCTTAGTAGCCGGAAATGAAGAAACTTATCCGGAATTAAAAGCGATTTTCAAACAATTTTGTGTTAATTTCTATTTAACAGAAAATGTAATGCCGCAAATCAATCAACTAAATGCTGGACCAACTAGACAAATATTACGCCAAATATTCATTCATAATATCGTGAAAGCAAAAGGAATGGGTGACATACAAGCTACATTATCTAACGACATTATTCCTACCCCCTCCTCTGTTTTATATGCTGCAGAGCTTTTATCAAAAGGAACAAAAAAAAATAAAGGTTTTGGAAATATCCTTATTGTTGATGTAGGTGGAGCCACGACGGATATCCACTCCATTGGTAGCGGCAAAAAACAACAAACAAACGTCCAATTTGATGGATTAGAAGAACCCTTTAGTAAGAGAACTGTCGAAGGAGATTTAGGAATGCGTTACTCTGCTACTAGTTTATTAGAAAGTACCTCTTATCAGTCATTTGCTACTTATACTTCTTTTGATGAGGAAACGATTAAAGAAAAATGTCATTTTAGAAGTCAACATCCTGAATACATTGCTGATACTATAGAAGAAAAAATCATAGATAATACTATTGCAAAAATCGCTATTAAAACAGCGATTAGTCGCCATGCTGGCTACTATGTAAAAGAGCAAACACCTTCTCGTAAGATTTATCATCAATATGGCAAGGATTTACGGCTCTTCACGACAATTATTGGTACAGGTGGAATTCTTGTTCACAATGATCACCCTGAGGATGTTTTATCAGCTGCTCTTTCACCAACTAATAAGACTCTCTTAACACCTGAACAAAGTTCTTTATACTTAGATAAAGCATATATACTTTCAGCAATAGGGTTATTATCAACAGTGGATAAAGATTTAGCTTTTAACATTGCGATGAAATATCTTACTAAATTAAACTAA
- a CDS encoding glucosaminidase domain-containing protein, with protein sequence MKKIAPYLLVSTLICQSLSVGILSDAVDVSTQTDSNVSQLKSIEEIDQSVERVSENETNGISENIPNDTQATEEKPEEKPEEKPEQKPEQKPEQKPEQKPEQKPEEKPEQKPEQKPEQKPEQKPEQKPEQKPEQKPEQKPEQKPEQKPEQKPEQKPEQKPEQKPVVSYPAQSEATYFSDASQITSNKENSPIHFSVTKTTQEFINEIGEYARKIGQEYDLYASVMIAQAILESGSGQSSLSAYPNYNLFGIKGEYKGESASFYTLEDNGSGQLYGIQAKFRKYPSTKESLEDYAKLMKSGLASNENFYKGVSKKEAKSYKEATAFLTGKYATDTRYDEKLNSLIETYDLTYFDQAVKKGKRVTKHNKQVDTYEIMNPESKKKAIFTLPLDEKYIISSPFGQRGSEHHDGIDLAIAANTPVLASSDGVVVGTGFDPSAGNYVIIKHLNDLYTNYFHLNSISVSLGEKVTSGNIVGLVGSTGNSTGSHLHFGISTDMWKHYLNPTSYFDF encoded by the coding sequence ATGAAAAAAATTGCACCATACTTGCTTGTATCGACATTAATATGTCAAAGTTTATCTGTTGGGATCTTATCAGATGCAGTAGATGTATCAACTCAAACAGATAGTAATGTATCACAACTAAAATCTATTGAAGAAATAGACCAATCAGTAGAGAGAGTTTCTGAAAATGAAACAAATGGCATAAGTGAAAATATACCTAATGACACCCAGGCGACAGAAGAAAAACCAGAAGAAAAACCAGAAGAAAAACCGGAACAAAAACCAGAACAAAAGCCAGAACAAAAGCCGGAACAAAAACCAGAACAAAAGCCAGAAGAAAAACCGGAACAAAAACCAGAACAAAAGCCGGAACAAAAACCAGAACAAAAGCCGGAACAAAAACCAGAACAAAAACCAGAACAAAAACCAGAACAAAAACCAGAACAAAAACCAGAACAAAAGCCGGAACAAAAACCGGAACAAAAACCGGAACAAAAACCAGAGCAAAAACCAGTTGTTAGTTATCCTGCTCAGTCAGAAGCTACTTATTTTAGTGATGCCAGTCAAATAACTAGTAATAAAGAAAATTCACCAATTCATTTTTCAGTCACAAAAACAACACAAGAGTTCATTAATGAGATAGGTGAATATGCTAGAAAAATTGGTCAAGAATATGACTTATATGCTTCAGTCATGATTGCACAAGCTATTTTAGAATCTGGAAGTGGTCAAAGCTCTTTATCAGCTTATCCAAATTATAATTTATTTGGCATAAAAGGCGAATATAAGGGTGAATCAGCTTCTTTTTATACATTAGAAGATAATGGTTCTGGTCAATTATATGGTATTCAAGCAAAATTTAGAAAATACCCTTCAACAAAAGAATCTCTTGAAGATTATGCAAAATTAATGAAGTCAGGACTAGCATCTAATGAAAACTTTTATAAAGGAGTCAGTAAAAAGGAAGCTAAGTCATATAAAGAAGCAACTGCTTTTTTAACAGGAAAATATGCGACAGATACACGTTATGATGAAAAATTAAATTCTTTAATTGAAACATATGATTTAACTTATTTTGATCAAGCAGTGAAAAAAGGTAAGCGTGTAACAAAACATAATAAACAAGTAGATACTTATGAAATTATGAATCCAGAATCAAAGAAAAAAGCCATCTTTACATTACCATTGGATGAAAAATACATTATTTCAAGCCCATTTGGACAAAGGGGAAGTGAACATCATGATGGAATCGATTTAGCTATTGCTGCTAATACACCTGTACTTGCTTCTAGTGATGGTGTGGTTGTTGGAACAGGATTTGATCCGTCTGCAGGAAATTATGTGATTATCAAACATTTAAATGATTTATACACAAATTATTTCCATTTAAATTCAATTAGTGTGTCTCTTGGAGAAAAAGTAACAAGTGGCAATATTGTTGGATTAGTTGGTAGCACTGGAAATTCAACAGGAAGTCATTTACATTTTGGGATAAGTACAGATATGTGGAAACATTATTTAAACCCAACATCATATTTTGATTTTTAA
- a CDS encoding MIP/aquaporin family protein, which yields MDATSLQIFSEFLGTLILVLLGDGVVAAVSLNKSKAQGAGWVAVTLGWGAAVTIAVYISGFMGPAHLNPAVTLGLAIVGDFSWNLVAPFFIAQVLGGIVGAILVWITYLPHFEATKDEAAILGTFATGPAIRNYTSNVVTEAIGTFVLVFGLLAFGQNTFADGFNPVVVGILILSLGLSLGGPTGYAINPARDLGPRIAHQMLPIKNKGESDWSYSWVPVVGPLVGGALAAAVWMMIPL from the coding sequence ATGGACGCAACGAGTTTACAAATTTTTAGTGAGTTTTTAGGAACATTGATTTTGGTATTACTTGGTGATGGTGTAGTAGCTGCTGTTAGTTTAAATAAGAGTAAAGCTCAAGGAGCTGGATGGGTAGCTGTAACATTAGGATGGGGAGCAGCTGTAACGATCGCAGTTTATATTTCTGGATTTATGGGACCGGCTCATTTAAATCCCGCTGTGACATTAGGATTAGCAATAGTAGGTGATTTTTCTTGGAATTTAGTGGCACCATTCTTTATCGCACAAGTTTTAGGTGGTATAGTAGGAGCAATTTTAGTTTGGATTACTTATTTACCACATTTTGAAGCAACAAAAGATGAAGCAGCTATTCTTGGAACATTTGCAACAGGACCAGCGATTCGTAATTATACATCAAATGTTGTGACTGAAGCAATTGGAACATTTGTTTTAGTGTTTGGTTTGTTAGCATTTGGACAAAATACATTTGCAGATGGATTCAATCCAGTTGTTGTTGGAATATTAATTTTATCACTTGGCCTGTCTCTAGGAGGTCCGACAGGATATGCAATTAATCCAGCTCGTGATTTGGGTCCACGTATTGCACATCAAATGTTGCCAATCAAAAATAAAGGTGAGTCTGATTGGTCATATTCTTGGGTACCAGTTGTAGGGCCATTAGTGGGTGGCGCGTTAGCTGCAGCTGTGTGGATGATGATACCACTATAG
- the glpO gene encoding type 1 glycerol-3-phosphate oxidase translates to MSFSLKTRQESINYLKNHPVDVLIIGGGITGAGLALQTAASGMSTALVEMQDFAEGTSSRSTKLVHGGIRYLKTFDVEVVSDTVSERANVQKIAPHIPKPNPMLLPIYDEPNNTFSLFSLKVAMDLYDNLAHVTGTKYENRVLTKEEVLEVSPHLNQDKLLGGGIYLDFKNNDARLVIENIKKAHEDGAHLLSKTKVIGLIYDNHHKISGVHVEDVLTGETYEIHANIVVNTTGPWSDTIRGLSKDQTVTNQMRPTKGVHLVVDYDKLPVTQPVYFDTGLSDGRMVFVIPRENKTYFGTTDTDYTGDLMHPTVTQEDVDYLLKVVNNRFPKRDITLEDIEASWAGLRPLLSGNAGSDYNGGSKASLSDESLELVIRSVKDFEAGIGSKESIEQTIKKAKTSSGEKEVSASSVSRGSSLDVTKDGLVTLAGGKITDYRLMAEGALNLIASILKENFGREYHLVDSKSYPVSGGEFDPTKVEEMTEVFTKLAIEQGLSKEEASDLANLYGANINKVLSYDKVDFMGLTKAESMSLMYALEEEMTLTPVDYVLRRTNYLLFKRDRLEKIKEAIINAMSQYFEWTQEEVSNYTKELDNAMSESFLSDLKIEG, encoded by the coding sequence ATGAGTTTTTCTTTAAAAACAAGACAAGAAAGTATTAATTATTTAAAAAATCATCCGGTTGATGTATTAATTATTGGTGGCGGTATTACAGGAGCGGGTCTGGCTTTACAGACCGCTGCTTCTGGTATGAGTACCGCATTAGTTGAGATGCAAGATTTTGCTGAAGGAACATCTTCACGTTCGACTAAACTAGTACATGGAGGTATCAGATACCTTAAAACATTTGATGTTGAAGTGGTATCTGATACAGTGAGTGAACGGGCAAATGTCCAAAAAATAGCTCCTCATATCCCAAAGCCTAATCCAATGTTATTACCAATCTATGATGAACCAAACAATACATTTTCTCTATTTTCTTTAAAAGTAGCAATGGATTTATATGATAATTTAGCACACGTTACCGGAACAAAATATGAAAATCGTGTACTAACAAAAGAAGAAGTATTGGAAGTTAGCCCTCATTTAAATCAAGACAAACTTCTTGGTGGTGGCATTTATCTTGACTTTAAAAATAATGATGCCAGATTAGTGATAGAAAATATTAAAAAAGCACATGAAGATGGAGCTCATTTATTAAGCAAAACGAAAGTGATAGGATTGATTTATGATAATCATCATAAAATATCAGGTGTCCATGTAGAAGATGTGTTAACAGGTGAAACGTATGAAATTCACGCAAATATTGTGGTAAATACAACTGGACCATGGAGTGATACTATTCGTGGACTATCAAAAGATCAGACTGTGACAAACCAAATGAGACCAACTAAAGGGGTTCATTTAGTGGTTGATTATGATAAGTTACCTGTGACACAACCAGTCTATTTTGATACAGGATTATCTGATGGTCGAATGGTCTTTGTCATACCAAGAGAGAATAAAACGTATTTCGGCACAACAGATACCGATTATACAGGAGATTTGATGCACCCAACAGTGACACAAGAAGATGTTGATTATTTGTTAAAAGTTGTTAATAATCGTTTCCCTAAACGAGATATTACACTAGAAGATATTGAAGCAAGTTGGGCAGGATTGAGACCGCTTTTATCTGGAAATGCTGGTTCAGATTATAATGGTGGATCAAAAGCATCGTTGTCAGATGAAAGTTTAGAGTTAGTCATTCGATCTGTAAAAGATTTTGAAGCAGGGATAGGGTCAAAAGAATCCATTGAACAGACCATCAAAAAAGCTAAGACAAGTAGTGGTGAAAAAGAGGTATCTGCTTCTTCTGTGTCACGTGGAAGTAGCTTAGATGTGACAAAAGATGGATTAGTGACATTAGCAGGTGGAAAGATTACCGATTATCGCTTGATGGCAGAAGGAGCATTAAATTTGATTGCTTCAATTTTAAAAGAAAACTTTGGTAGAGAGTATCATTTGGTTGACTCTAAGAGTTATCCTGTCTCAGGTGGAGAATTTGATCCAACAAAAGTCGAAGAAATGACTGAAGTATTTACAAAATTAGCTATAGAACAAGGCTTGAGTAAAGAAGAAGCTAGTGATTTAGCTAATCTTTATGGAGCAAATATAAATAAAGTCTTGTCATATGATAAAGTTGATTTTATGGGATTAACAAAAGCAGAATCGATGAGTTTAATGTATGCGCTTGAAGAAGAGATGACATTAACGCCAGTTGATTATGTGTTAAGACGTACAAATTATTTATTATTTAAACGTGATCGATTAGAGAAGATAAAAGAGGCTATTATAAATGCTATGTCTCAATATTTTGAGTGGACACAAGAAGAAGTGAGCAATTATACAAAAGAATTAGATAATGCAATGTCAGAATCATTTTTATCAGACTTGAAAATAGAAGGGTGA
- the glpK gene encoding glycerol kinase GlpK: MTEKSYIMAIDQGTTSSRAIIFDKAGNSVGSSQKEFTQIFPESGWVEHNANEIWNSVQSVIAGALIESGVRPTQIKGIGITNQRETTVIWDRKTGKPIYNAVVWQSRQSAPLAEKLNEDGYADMIHKKTGLVVDAYFSATKVRWILDHVDGAQERAEKGELAFGTIDTWLLWKLTNGATHVTDYSNAARTMMYNIHDLEWDDEILELLNIPKSLLPEVKSNSEIYGYTQSFHFYGSEVPIAGMAGDQQAALFGQLAFEEGSIKNTYGTGAFIVMNTGEKPQLSDNKLLTTIGYGINGKVYYALEGSIFVAGSAVQWLRDGLRMIESSAESEQLANDSTSDNSVYVVPAFTGLGAPYWDPDARGAVFGLTRGTTKEDFVKATLQAIAYQSKDVIDTMQKDAGVKIPLIKVDGGAANNNSLLQFQADILDINVQRASNLETTALGAAYLAGLAVGFWKDLDELREFTQEGEIFTPKMGEEERTELYEGWKEAVKATQMFKRIK; this comes from the coding sequence ATGACAGAAAAATCTTATATTATGGCGATAGACCAAGGAACAACAAGTTCTAGAGCAATTATTTTTGATAAAGCAGGAAATAGCGTAGGTAGTTCTCAAAAAGAATTTACTCAAATTTTTCCTGAATCTGGTTGGGTAGAACACAATGCAAATGAGATTTGGAATTCAGTACAGTCCGTTATTGCCGGTGCGTTAATCGAGTCAGGCGTTCGTCCAACGCAAATTAAAGGTATAGGTATTACAAATCAACGTGAAACAACAGTCATTTGGGATAGAAAAACAGGTAAACCAATATATAATGCCGTTGTATGGCAATCAAGACAATCTGCACCATTAGCTGAAAAATTAAATGAAGACGGTTACGCAGATATGATTCATAAAAAAACTGGTTTAGTCGTTGATGCTTACTTCTCAGCTACAAAAGTTCGTTGGATTTTAGATCATGTAGATGGTGCTCAAGAACGTGCAGAAAAAGGTGAATTAGCTTTTGGAACAATTGATACATGGTTATTATGGAAGTTAACAAACGGAGCAACTCACGTAACAGATTACTCAAATGCTGCTAGAACAATGATGTATAACATTCATGACTTAGAGTGGGATGACGAAATCTTAGAATTATTAAACATTCCAAAATCATTATTACCAGAAGTAAAAAGTAACTCAGAAATTTACGGTTATACTCAAAGTTTCCACTTCTATGGTAGTGAAGTGCCAATCGCTGGTATGGCAGGGGACCAACAAGCAGCACTGTTTGGTCAATTAGCATTTGAAGAAGGATCAATTAAAAACACTTATGGAACTGGTGCATTTATCGTCATGAACACTGGTGAAAAACCTCAATTATCCGACAACAAATTATTAACAACAATTGGTTACGGTATTAATGGAAAAGTTTATTATGCATTAGAAGGTAGTATTTTTGTTGCTGGATCAGCTGTTCAATGGTTAAGAGATGGGTTACGTATGATTGAATCATCTGCAGAATCAGAACAATTAGCGAATGATTCAACAAGTGATAACAGTGTATATGTCGTACCAGCCTTTACAGGATTAGGTGCACCATACTGGGATCCAGATGCTAGAGGAGCAGTGTTTGGTTTAACACGAGGCACAACAAAAGAAGATTTTGTTAAAGCAACGCTACAAGCCATTGCATATCAATCAAAAGATGTTATTGACACGATGCAAAAAGATGCTGGTGTGAAAATTCCGTTAATTAAAGTGGATGGTGGAGCGGCAAACAATAATTCTTTATTACAATTCCAAGCAGATATATTGGATATAAATGTTCAACGTGCTTCAAATCTTGAAACAACAGCATTAGGTGCTGCTTACTTAGCTGGTTTAGCAGTTGGCTTCTGGAAAGACTTAGATGAATTAAGAGAATTTACCCAAGAAGGTGAGATCTTTACTCCTAAAATGGGTGAGGAAGAACGTACTGAGTTGTATGAAGGATGGAAAGAAGCAGTCAAAGCAACACAAATGTTTAAGAGAATTAAATAA